A window of the Osmia lignaria lignaria isolate PbOS001 chromosome 2, iyOsmLign1, whole genome shotgun sequence genome harbors these coding sequences:
- the LOC117605825 gene encoding uncharacterized protein LOC117605825: MIRALISLLLASLSILPSVMSYAKVSRNGQEEAETKDDSNSWIVSNVTQSEGRSIKNIAITMAPVYIAPKIPNLHNGEATNYSPGGRYTTLDHEMLGKLNAKKQLQDRYHPAPLSSFKNKEPSKDVKESPKVVARPSNPPSGPPSSSTFDFSNPPFSDIYEYKPPPDYLSSKPISKPPDYLGDKPISKPLSMDDYADTEISDKPPDSYEPDSYKPDSYKPDSYLMSHEPDYSDFPDDAPYNGNPPAPKPMKHSPPSDHPPYDANDNDNDDNDAYPHHHDFHHELIYDHIPEYHDHTEEPEMNDQRLDKRPYSYYFIGKKLWYVPLYFSIYFVIYIAALVLKSIARHKITFPAHLADAVGHHSRSYGDTSWWDYAGNVLEGVESFAEKYGKIS, translated from the exons ATGATACGCGCATTAATTTCGTTGCTTTTAGCAAGTCTCTCGATCTTGCCGTCAGTGATGTCGTACGCGAAAGTGTCGAGAAATGGTCAGGAAGAAGCGGAAACGAAGGATGATTCGAATTCTTGGATCGTCAG CAACGTAACCCAGAGCGAAGGTAGGAGTATCAAAAACATCGCCATCACCATGGCCCCTGTATACATTGCACCGAAAATTCCAAATTTACACAACGGCGAGGCGACTAATTATTCTCCTGGTGGAAG ATATACGACGTTGGATCACGAAATGCTAGGAAAATTGAACGCTAAGAAGCAGCTTCAAGACAGATATCACCCAGCACCGCTGAGTTCGTTCAAAAATAAAGAACCTTCGAAGGATGTGAAGGAAAGTCCAAAAGTTGTCGCTCGTCCGAGTAATCCTCCCAGTGGACCACCGTCTTCCAGTACCTTCGACTTCTCGAACCCACCGTTCTCCGACATTTACGAGTACAAACCACCACCGGACTACCTCTCTAGTAAGCCGATTTCAAAGCCACCGGATTATCTCGGCGATAAACCCATCTCGAAGCCTCTATCCATGGACGATTACGCGGATACCGAGATAAGTGACAAG CCCCCAGACTCCTACGAGCCAGACTCTTACAAGCCCGATTCTTACAAGCCCGATTCTTACCTCATGTCCCACGAACCCGATTACTCGGATTTCCCGGACGACGCGCCTTACAATGGCAACCCGCCAGCGCCTAAACCGATGAAGCATTCCCCTCCTTCGGATCATCCTCCTTACGACGcgaacgacaacgacaacgacgatAACGATGCCTATCCTCACCATCACGATTTCCATCACGAGCTGATTTACGACCACATTCCGGAGTACCATGATCACACCGAGGAACCAGAAATGAACGATCAAAGGCTGGACAAAAGACCGTACTCTTATTACTTCATAGGCAAGAAGCTTTGGTACGTACCCTTGTACTTCAGCATTTACTTCGTCATCTACATCGCCGCTCTGGTGCTGAAGAGTATAGCAAGACACAAGATCACATTCCCAGCTCATTTGGCCGATGCGGTGGGTCACCATTCTAGGTCTTACGGTGATACCAGCTGGTGGGATTACGCAGGAAACGTACTCGAGGGTGTAGAAAGTTTTGCGGAAAAATATGGAAAGATTTCTTAA
- the LOC117605854 gene encoding uncharacterized protein LOC117605854: MDRIRHSVLLLLCISYVSSMDTNFEEIHSSTDSNEFNDSEILTAVQTYRHPRVYRRGYYDEHDSMYQDDHHDQEEENPMQSMSKSKVDYWGGYYDFLINEGSYKFWAVFQLATAALLIYSGFAALYYAKVNPPTTDDEFDDILRRRKRRDLSIFPTDKSFCGLDSATFQRIIDAVAREIH; encoded by the exons atGG atAGAATACGACACAGTGTTCTACTCCTCCTTTGTATTTCTTACGTGTCATCTATGGACACCAATTTCGAGGAAATTCATTCGTCTACGGACTCTAATGAATTCAacgattctgaaattttaacagCTGTGCAAACTTACAG ACATCCAAGAGTGTATCGACGGGGTTACTACGACGAACACGATTCGATGTATCAAGATGATCATCACGATCAAGAGGAAGAGAACCCGATGCAAAGCATGTCGAAATCGAAGGTCGACTATTGGGGTGGTTACTATGATTTTTTGATAAACGAGGGAAGTTACAAGTTCTGGGCCGTGTTTCAA TTAGCCACGGCAGCTCTGCTCATTTACAGCGGCTTTGCCGCGCTTTATTACGCCAAAGTAAATCCTCCGACCACGGACGACGAATTCGACGATattttacgtcgaaggaaacgTAGGGATCTATCTATTTTCCCGACGGATAAATCATTTTGCGGTTTAGATAGCGCCACGTTTCAAAGGATAATCGATGCTGTCGCGAGGGAAATTCATTAA